The Lycium barbarum isolate Lr01 chromosome 11, ASM1917538v2, whole genome shotgun sequence genome contains the following window.
CaccaacacttcacaaatctttgaaaacccctttgtctttttaaattttttggatGATATTCGTATTcttctatgtatatatatctattgtatttatattttgtGTATTTTTAGTAAGGGTGTGTGTAGGCTACTAagtttttgaatatataaatcaaaccttagctttttttgttttttttttttgctaattttCGAACTccctttctttgttttcttttttcctctCTTGCGTGTGATTTCAATAATGGGTTTTTAGATGGTGAAAATGGTGAAGGTAAAAAATGAAGTGAAAGAGGATGGTGATATGTTTTTTTATTGCTATGGGTCTCTCTTTTTTTCCCCTCATCCGTGACCATTTTTTAGGAAGAAGATGATGGATATTTTTTGTTTTCCATTATGTGGTCTCCATCCCTCAAAATAGAAAGATAAAACTTCCCCCTTTTTTCTCTCTAAAAAAAAACTTGACCTCCTCATTTTTAATGTCCATCCCTTCTATGGTCAAAAATAGGTCATGTGGCCATAGCTTTTCCTcccaaaatccttattcaaattttaaaaaaattatccaactaagcatttagaattgTATGGACAAAAATAGTTCACTTGGCTATACTTTTCCCCCCAAAAAGACCTTATTCAAATAGTACCAACGAaggtacaaatggataaaatccgctccttatttttttttaataaaaatgtaGCATAATTTTCATATAGTTTTAGGTTAATTAGTCTAATACGCCtctcgtaaaataatatttcgacgaaataaaaatcataatacgttgttttaaaacacgagcttcaaaacgagcctaatattgatatactACCGATTTAAATGCGGTaaaaaaatgagccgtaattcatacgtcgttttaattaacaattttcccgagttagacggagcgggatatgtatGTTCTTTTCAGATcatgtttgtgaaagtaaataactcgtaatttcttgtaatcgtTAATTTTTTTGGAATAATAATTATACGTCaacttttgcaattttctcgtGGTTTTTTTTAAGGCCATCCTTACTCCGTTCTggacttagaaaaatttgaaaaattaaaatacgcgttttatgaggtgaaaattaggtgtcaacaacaaaGTTCTTAGTATGTCTCAACAATAAGATAGGTAGCATATGAAGTTCACAAGATAAGTAAACTTGAGCATTAGGTAACATATGAAGTTCTCAAGATAAGTAAACTTGAAAATGCCCACTCGACGAAAAGAAAGGTTGAACGACACACAAATGTGACAAAACGTTCGAGTCACAACTTTTTCATGAAACAAAAATAAGGATAGAAGTCTTTAGCACTTGGAATGAGTCTAATAGGTCTAAACATAACTCTAAAAAATTTCTTGACAAAGGCAAATTGAAATTGGAAGTTGGGGAAGGATGAAATTCATGTTCGAAACAAGTTCCTTAGGAACACAAAATGCTATAAATGACATGAACTTTGTCACTACGTACGAGATTATTCTAATAGAAGAGTTATTATTGCCATAAATTATTGAGGATACATGCGAGTTTAGCCCGCTGAGAATAAACTTCATTCTATGCTTCTTGTTCTTACTCTTCTCCACAATTATATAAActccacaaccacaacaacaacaacaacaacaaaaaaagttgTAGTTTGGGTTCCTGTTATAGTTATATGCCGAAAGCAATCATAGAGACAAGACATATTATGATTGATTCCTTTCATAACTATATGCCAATAAGAAAATTAGGTTATTTGAAAGATAAATTTTACTATAGAAAATCCTTGGATATTAAGAATTGAAAACTTTAAGTTTTGAAATTTGAACTATCAATCTTCGGGTTTGAAGTTAGGATTGACTAGTCCCCAACTTCAAACCTTTAGATTGAAGTTAAATTTTAAAATCTGAAATTTGAACTAGTTTCCAACTTCAAACCcgacaaattaaaattaaaatctcAAACTTGAGGTCTCAAATTTGATTTGAAGTGCCTAAAATTTAAACAAATTTGATTTGAAGTGGctaaaatttaaataattcacGAAATTTAATTAtatcttaaataaaaaaaaattcaagaggcTATTGGAATACTCCCCACTTTCTAAATCGATCATAATTCAAGTATCCAATCCATTAGAACTTGAGCTAGATATAAATTGATTAGTTCTATCACCTCTAATCCAGACATTAGCTTATAAGGCTCAATGAAAAGATTAATATTAAGTCGAATCATGGAAAATACTTTTTTCGAAACTCATTCGAAGCTCATCTTACAACCAATTGTGTATGATTCTGTTTAGACATCGATATGATCCTAGATGGCACAAAGGGCACAAAGATGTTTGGAAGGACATGGGACGTTTGGATGATGGCTTGGGAAGAGATTGTGGCGACTTCTACACCAAGTGGCTAAAAGTGCAAATTATGGCTATGCGATGCAAATCAAGACAAATTGGGCTACAATTGAAAGACAATTGGTGTTTGGAAGATGAAGATTTCCACATGATGGCtattttcaaaattcccaaagAAGACTACCAACCAAACaagcccttgcctcattaatgtcATTTTGTAATAACTTCGTCTTCTtttagtctaggagtataaatactagacttagttCATTTCATTAGCTAGATTGAATGAATTATGTATTGAATACTCTAaatgagtgatagtttgtttggcTTAATAGCCTTTAGGATTTAGGAtagttaatggtggattccattgttggttttgaacctcatttccattgatttcatgaagagttgttcatttgtggatttcatTTGAATATCTCTTGTCTTGATTTCAAATAGCTTAGGTTCAATTGATTGAATCCAATTGGAAGGGTctaggtttcatatacttagATTCGTCCATAGATTCATTATCATTAGGGTCTAGCTTTTATTctctatttctcatcccctttttttcaattctcatctcaatttcTTGTTATCCTTTAATTCCGCATTTTTGTGATTGATTTGATGTTTCTCCCAAATAggttcatatcatatatacatttttttttaaaagtgccATTTTTTTCAATTTATTGTACTCATTTCCCCTTCCAACTTGACTTagagtttttcaaaattttaaaactaATTCTACCTATTTTTTTCTTAAGGAACATTAACATTTTTTCAagtgaaatatatatattcagGGACAATttaatttttgaatatttttattcaacttaactttaatttttccccAAATATCATCAAATTAACGTCCGAATGCTCAATAATATCTCGCGTGATCACTAAAATCATCCTCGAACTTCAAAAATATTTGAAATTCtaattcatgaaaatatcattAATAAAGTCTACAAAGTTGAACTTCACCACACAaaggcataaaaaaaaaaatgaaagaggaTATTCGTTTAATAAGCTGTGAAATGACCAAATTAACCCTACACGCACGATCTACGCATCACATTCCATCTTTATCGATATCTCTTTAATAAACTTCACAACGGCCCCTTTAGTTGTCCTTCATTACACAATAAGGGTAAACCCGTCATTTCATCACTAAACTAAAGCACCGCGTGAACAAAATTACAAAAAAGCCCTTAACTCACCAGATCTAAACACGTGTCCTTATTCCTCATCCACTAGACAATCCAACGGCTAACAACCTCCCCTAAACAAACACAGCGAAAACACAAAGCCAAGAGCTATAACAAAGGAGTGTGTTCAGCCAATAGGATTGATTTGCGCGGTTTTACGCAGATCGATGACGTGGCAATATTTTTTGAAATCCCGCCCAAACCAAACCGGACTTCAAAATTTCATTTTCATTGCTTATACTCAATGGTTAATAGCACTTGTGGTCCTTCAATGATTTACAAACTCTAATTTTGATCCTTATAATATTTGACTATGTACATTTAACTTTCAATTAGTAGAAATAAACAATTTTGATACCTATAAATATTCATaaatttatcataattattaGTCGATTTGCCACTTAATTACCCCTTTATTATGTTAAGCTTGTACTTTCACTCCATATTTGACGGTAATATAATTTAAAAACCTGTTTGGCCATGggagtttttcactttttttttttttgtaattttttcgcactttatttgaaaatgaaAATtagcatttggccatgaaaatttcaagtACAACTTAAAGCtgtatttaaaatttgaaaaacaactaAAATCCCATTTTCACCTTTTTTCACTTTCCATACATTTAAACAACCAAAGATTCTTTGCAAGAACTATaacaaacacaactccatcttcgaCTCCAACTTTAAAATTCCAAATGAAGTGAAAAATATTTAGGTTTTGTCTATGAGAATTATTtacttttttcaaaaaaatattttttcacttcATGGTGTTTagccataaaaatttcaaatacaatttgaagttgtatttgaaatttagaAAACAATCAAACTTAtctttcactttcaatacattcaaataaccaaatattctttgcaaaaattataaccaaacacaactccaactccaaaattccaaatgaagtgaaaaatatttaattttaatggccaaacgcctactaaaagaAGTTGAAATACAACACAATTCTTACCTAAAAGGACCAATAACAAttatttcaattaattaaaagGTTAAATGTGGTTCATCAGATATTCCAAAGATCAAAATGAGAATATACCTATAATTTAAGGACGAAAAATGCTATCATCCTAAAGCAAAGCGGACTTGAAAATATCATTGCATATAATCAATTTTTAACTCTATGGCAAAATTTCTTTTGAGTCCCTAAGGAAGGCCCCTTCTTAGCCTCTTCACAGCGCAACACACTCACAACACAATACACTTCACACAAATCACCGAAAGGGCAATAtctctttgttttgtttttttctcTCAACCCTAAAAGGTAACTCGGCGGCCACTCGGCCGGTTTAGCCGGTTTTAAACCGGTTCTCACCGGTTTTTGTTGTTTTGGCTGTTTCTGAACCGATTATCACcggttttgtttgttttgttgcaGGTATTAAAAATGAAAGGAGGTAAATCAAAGGGCAAAGCTGATAACAAGTGCGTATTTACCTTGCtttgtgttattttttttttttattttgagttTTAGATCTACGATTTAGGTGTTATTGCATGCTTTGAATCTATGATTTTTTGAACAGATTTTAATGATTATGATGTGATTTTTAGCGAAGTATTTAAGCTTATTGGATTCATATGCCTTGCTTTGTGCCTATTTTGAATCTAtgtttttgtaattttttttttatgcctgTTTTGAATCTATGAGTTTTTTGAATTTCATGTTATGAGTATATGGTGTAATTTGTTCTGGATTTATGTGATTTTTAGCGGTTTGGATATTATGAAAGTTTGACGAATTCTTAAAGGCTATCAGCAGCTAATATACCTAATTTGTTCGTATTATGAGTATTGTGTGTATGattttgttgattttattgtgttgttggttAACTATTAAAGTCTGTTGTCGTATATATATGATTTACTTTAAGACGTTATCACTCTGTCATTATGTTGGATTTGTTTTGGATTTATGTGATTTTTAGCGTTTTTGGATATTCATGGAAGTTTGATGAATTGTTAAAGGCTGTTGGCGAATTACCTAATTTGTTCGTGTTGTTACGGGTTTATGGTATGATTTTGTTGGTTTTGAAGTCTGCTGgcacatatatatatgatttatTTTTAGGCGTTATCACTGTGTGATTGTGTTGGATTTGTtttggattttgatgtgatttttACCGGATTATTACAGGCTCGGAGTGAAGAAGAACGCTCCCCAGACTAAAAAGGAGAAGAATGCTGCCAAGGATCCAAACAAGCCTAAGAGGCCAGCAAGTGCTTTCTTTGTCTTCATGTATAATATCTGAACACTGTTCTTAGTTTTTTCATTGACTTTTCTGCTTATAAAATCCTGATTTTTAATTGTGTTTTTTTGTGACTTGGTGTATGAAGGGAGGACTTCAGGAAGCAGTACAAGGAAAAACACCCAGGAAATAAATCTGTCGCCGCTGTGAGTATTTTTCACTGGACAGATCCAAAGTTAGCTAGCGTTTGACCATAGATTTTGGATCAGATTTTCAAGTTCCTAAAACTGGCTCAGGCCAACTTTGGGTGAAATTACACTACTTCATGTTTTTTCCCAATTTAAGTTCCAAAAATCACAACTTCAAGAACTCAAGTTTTAAGTTCAACATCTATGACCAAACGAGAGCTTAAGTATTGTAGTATTCACCTTTTGTGTTTGACCTAGTTTTTGATTGAGCCTTTTCTCCAATTAATGATTTCTAGGTTGGTAAAGCTGGTGGAGACAAGTGGAAACACTTGACTGATGCTGTAAGTTATACTCTTAAGCATTTAATGAAATTTTGTTCAAATTTTGTGAAGTTGCTGTCTGATTTTGTCGTCCAACTTAATCTTATGTGGTTTTTTAATAATTTAGGAGAAAGCTCCTTACATAGCAAAGGCTGAGAAAAGGAAGGCCGAGTACGAGAAGAACATGGATGCTTATAACAGGAAACAGGTAAAAACTCTCTTGTTCATTTATATGCTATCATACATTTGATGTGTTTTTGGCAGTAAAGAGACTTTCATTTCTTATGCTGTATAGGCCGGCGAGGCTGAGGAAGAGGAGGAATCTGACAAGTCAAAGTCTGAGGTTGACGAGGAAGACGGAAGTGACGAGGTTTGTGATACTGAATGATCAGTGCTGTATTTCTCTAGAGTGAAATAAATAACGTTGCATTTGTATTGATCTTGAAATTTTGTTTGCTTGATAATTACAGGAAGAGGAGGATGATGACTGAATGAAGTCCTAATGAAGGGGAAGCTGTGTAATATCTTAGATATTTCTATATATGACTTCTTACTTTTCCCCGTTAAATACTTGctcttttttttgtttatttttgggGTTTCTTAGGTAtggaaaaaaaaagatgaattaGAGGAGAGCTACCTTTAAAGCTCATCAATGGCTTATGTACTTTTTATTCTGATGCTGGTGTTGCTTAATGATAATTCAGCTTTTTAGGCAGTTTGTCTTTCTTGGCTAGTCATATGGTTCTCTTCTGATTCATCTGTTTGCTATAATTATGTAGCTGGTTGTTAAAAGTATCTTTCCCGGTGGTGTTTTCAAATGTGGACCCTGAGTTAGCTATGTGGTCCACTATCTTTCTATGGGGGTGATTGGATCGGATCTTCATCCCCTTCTAGATAGAACAAAATCTGAAAAATATCTTACCATCTTTTTGGTTCAATCGAATAAAATAATTGTGCATTACAAGTTGGCTTTTGTTTTGGTGTGTTATTCAATCTCCTGTCCAGTTGTTCTTGGACCCGCCTTTTCTTTGAAGTGTACTGTGTGATATTCAAGTTTTTTGTAGTTTTGACTTTTCAGTACTTTTAGAATCTGTCTTTGTTTGGAGTAGGTGTTTCagaagtttttttttgtttgttttttcacTTTGGGTTCTTGCATTTTCTATTGCCAAGTGCTTAGTTTATGGAGAATTGATATTTGATGATTCAAAATATGTGTTTGGTATTCAAATGATCATGTTTATTAGCTACTGATAAACGTGGGACCAATAGAATAATGTTGTTCTCGCCTTGGTGCCGTTGAGAATGTCAGGTCCAGCTCATTTGTTCTTCCATTAAGATTATTGATTTGTTCGTTAAGTTGTTTTGGGTTTCATTTTATGAGTCTTTACTGTGTTTATTATTAGTAGGTAAATGTAAGTGGTCAGCTTTGAAAAGTGTCTACTGATCTTGAAATTGAAGAGTTAATTATTATCTTTGCACtatgctatgatgatattgtCGTGGTAATTATTGTTACTATTTTTTCTATTACAACTGTGCGGTCATTTTCTGTGAGGAAAGCATCGCATCATTTGAAAAAGCCGTAGCATCTACATCGAGAGCAGTGTATGTAGATTTTGTTTAGGCGCTGTCTTGTTATAGAAGTATCTTTTTTCTACTTCTCAAGAGCTGAATTTAATTGGAATGATATGAGGTGGGAAACACTTTTTCTACCTTAGGAGTTTGGATTTCAAATTATTTAAAGGCATGATTTGAAATATCAAttcataattttaaattttgaaatgTAAAAGTTGACgcttaaatttatattttgtaaaaatagaTTCGTAAGTTATATATTCACTAATTATATTTATCAGTCATTTATATTAAATATTAAAAGATCTATAAAGTGATAGTATATTTataataaatttatttttataaaaatgtggaaagattatattaaagagtagttacgtTACAATTTatgtttaattttttattttattgaactaaaatttgatcaattgatgttgtatttttaatAAAGGCTTTCTAATAGCGCATTAAtcttgttatgaactatgacttactcatttggtaagattgtataaaaattaggaaaattttgatggttttcatAATTTGTAGTGTTTTTATGTCTACTAGTATTCGTGTACCCGTACGATGCATGACAGATATCAAATAAAATTAATCATAGAATGTTATTATGTTATTTGTTTGATATAATAAAATGTTGTCGTATCGcattgaaatatttaaaataaaaattgacatttaatgACATATCACAATTACAATTACTTTAGACTTTTTAATATAGAATCCCATTGACATATCTTTTAAATAAGTTATCATATTTACAATTTAATTGCTAATTAGTTGACttctatatttattttatttaatatgttaaGACATGGGAGCATAATTTTTATCTTTTAATTCAAATTTAAAATAATCTTTCAATTCAAAATTTCCAAGCAGATCATATGAATTTtaaaacttaatattttaatTACAATTCAAAAATTAACCTCACTTACTTTTACTATATTACCTATTAATATTGTCATTTATTTAATATGTTAAGACATGGGAGCATAATTTTTATCTTTTAATTCAAATTTAAAATAATCTTTCAATTCAAAATTTCCAAGCAGATCATATGAATTTtaaaacttaatattttaatTACAATTCAAAAATTAACCTCACTTACTTTTACTATATTACCTATTAATATTGTCAAAAATTGTACTTAAACTCGAATGTTCTTACAATCAAAGTAGAATATAATAGTAGCATATTTACACAAATCATAAATATCTAATAATAGAATTTTCAGGGAAGAGAAAACCTGACAGTGATCATTTGTAAAGGCTGTTTAGATCGAATAATCTGATGAAAATTATTATCCATCAATTcgtaaattaaaaattaaattaaaaacatTGAAATTAATTTGCAACAAAGCAACAAATTGAATTCAATAACTCCTTAATCATCATATAGGAGCAATTCACTTACATTCTCCCGATCCTTGGGCCGAAGTAGCTTAATTTCTCTCAATGTTATCTTCGCATCAATTCTATCATCAAATGCATTTCTATTTTCTTAATCGCAATATCCTCGCGTGTCTCTAAATTTACGGCAGCACTAACAAATAGCAGAAGCTAAGAAACGATATATATACCCCCAAAACATGGCTAATATGAGCAAAAATAATTCAAACTTAAAAGCAGAATAGTATGTTGTCGTGTGCGTTATGCGTTAAGGGCTTTTCATCAATTACATAAACATAACCATAAATTTAAGAACACAAAAGGTCTTGaatccaaaaataaataaataaagattaccTATTATTACCTTAAGAAGTGAAGAAATCTTGGTAACCATTTCCAAGATCTCACCAAAATTAAGTTTTATCTCTTTCATAATCCTCATCACTATACATGTTGATATTATTCCTGCAAaacaaaatactttttaaaaaattGATATAAAGACATGATATCAACAGAAGTATAACCAACCGCAACAAAATCAGAATAGCAAGTAAATccttttttcttcaaaattttgTAATCAAATTAAGTACAAAATCAACACGTATTCGCAGAAAATATAGAACTACATTGAATTTGCAAATAACAAAGAATTTGAAATTAAAAATGTAAATGTTATGTTGAACACAATGAGTAAAATGTCGAATGTTACTTTACTAACCTAGTCGAAGTAAAGACTAAAACAAAAAGTAAGTAACCGAGCaaaaagtaaaaaattatttgctAAGGCGAGGAAGAAAAGTTGTATAACCATTAATTAGCAGTTTACTAATGGAGTATTATCCTAACGGGCCGGGTAAAATATTACTATTTTGAAATCTTTTGATTAACCGTTCCTAATTATTTGGCTTTATCTATATACTACGGTTAGAAGTTAGATTACTACCTTTATCTAAATATAtttgaataatttatttattttgctttTCGTAGCAATTGTTTTTTTACTCCTGCAGGTTTTTGTTTtcagattgttttttttttctttctttttctaatCTGCTCCTTGCAATTGTTTCTTTTTACCCCCGCaggtttttgtttttattttgccGAGAAAATGGTTGTTGACTTGTTGCATTTATTTTACGttacagtttttttttctttgtcaattTTGCTAACTGTTTTGCAAGTAACCAACCGCAACAAAATCAGAATAGCAAGTAAatccttttttttccttcaaaattttgTAATTAAATTAAGTACAAAATCAACACATATTCGCAGAAAATATAGAACTACATTGAATTTGCAAATAACAAAGAAtttgaaattaaaaattaaaatgttATGTTGAATACAATGAGTAAAATTTCGAATGTTACTTTATTAATCAAAGTCGAAGTAAAAACTAAAACAAAAAGTAAGTAACTGAGCaaaaagtaaaaaattatttgccAAAGCGAGGAAGAAAAGTTGTATAACCATTAATTAGCAGTTTGCTAATGGAGTATTATCCTAACGGGCAGGGTAAAATATTACTATTTTGGAATCTTTTGATTAACCGTTCCCTAATTATTTGGCATTATCTATATACTACGGTTAGAAGTTAGATTACTACCTTTATCTAAATATAtttgaataatttatttattttgctttTCGTAGCAATTGTTTTTTTACTCCTGCAGGTTTTTGTTTTcagattgtttgttttttttttctttttctaatctGCTCCTTGCAATTGTTTCTTTTTACCCCCGCaggtttttgtttttattttgccGAGAAAACGGTTGTTGACTTGTTGCATTTATTTTACgttacagttttttttttctttttcaattttgcTAACTGTTTTGCTCCTtgcatttttattaattaattaatttgatAACTGTTTTACCACTAGcagtttttttatttattatttattattaattttgctaagtattttatttttctttttaaaattgaaatttttctggTGATGACACTTGTCATCATATTCTTGTTTTGCCTctcctattatatatagatagatagaaaatacaatttaagaaaataaaattgcATATTCaaataaaatttcaacttcaaaccattatgatttcatctcatgattttattttatgatttcaaatcatgtccaaacggctccgtAGACAAAGAGGATAAAGGATACATGAGGTGTCTGTCAATCAATTTTGTTCTGAAAAAAAGGCCTTTTTAAGGACACGAATTTTGTTGACGGAAACTGCAGAAAGCAAAAAGTTAACCATAAATAATAGAAAAATCTCGTCAAATACTAAAGACACAACACAAAAAACTGTATTGGACATAAAAAAGAACAAAATAACATAAATTGAGACTCTGGACTTATTTGGACCAACAGAAGCTCAAACCTTTTTAACAACAAGAATCGTCATCCTTCCTTTATAGACGCCTACAGTAGGGCTGTTACAATGTTACAGATTATTAAATGGAGGTCCTAGTgttgttatgatgatatgatgacaaggAATCAGATAGCAAGGAACCAGATCAAAAGTCATAGCAGTGTCCAGTAGTTAGTTAGGAGGTTTGAAAGTTAGTTAGAATTCAAAAGTTAGTTACAACTCCTATTGTTAGTTGTTAGTACAGGCTGTCCAATTGTGAGAAGTGGTTATTGACAGCTGTTGCTTTGTAGATTAAGACTTAAGCATTCACATGAATCTATAAGTACTTGTAACTACATTTTCAGTCAATCATTCATGAATATACAAGATTAactctttctctctctatattTCTATTTTAGCCTTCTCTCGGATTATTCCCTGAATTGCTAGTTACAATTCTTTGACTATAACCCTAGAATTGTCTATCCTTGTTGTTGATATCCCATTACTATTCCATAAACAACCGATATACACTGATATACAGTGAATATACATCAAATatacatcaattggtatcagagccactgaTTCTCGGCTGCAAATAATGACCAGAAGTAACGAAATTGTGACAAGAAGCAAGAATCAAGACCAAGCTGGTGAAGAAATGG
Protein-coding sequences here:
- the LOC132617870 gene encoding HMG1/2-like protein, with the translated sequence MKGGKSKGKADNKLGVKKNAPQTKKEKNAAKDPNKPKRPASAFFVFMEDFRKQYKEKHPGNKSVAAVGKAGGDKWKHLTDAEKAPYIAKAEKRKAEYEKNMDAYNRKQAGEAEEEEESDKSKSEVDEEDGSDEEEEDDD